Proteins encoded within one genomic window of Thiothrix litoralis:
- a CDS encoding efflux RND transporter permease subunit, giving the protein MNDSPHNAPSPHQHHLGMAGSMAKAFITSPLSLLLLLAFFAVGILGMWVTPRQEDPQISVPMVDIFVRYPGASAQEVENLISRPLESIMSEMTGVDHVYSYSAREQSMVTVQFIVGQQLEQSLVKLYDKLASNKDRMPIGVQEPLVKPKGADDVPLVTLTLWSNQVDDANLRLVGLDVLQSLREVNNTSQSFIVDGRHDQLKVEILPERLATFGVSLEQVANAIRMANSERNTGSVEPDARVFRVYSGAFLSSGEDVKRLMVAVIDGRPVYVRDVATVTEEPSDAGRSVGYYSGSAGTEGEEKADNAPAVTLAIAKKHGTNGVDVASEVLRKLDTLKGRIIPDNVHVAVTRNYGATAKAKVDELIFKLFVATGIVTILVWFFLGLRAAGVVLIVIPAVITTTVFSAWLMGMTIDRVSLFALIFSIGILVDDAIVVVENIYRRWLLTEDTDVETAVDAVREVGNPTILATGTVIAALLPMGFVSGMMGPYMLPIPVLGSVAMVISLFAAFAFTPWLTNRFKPSLKSLHEAAEKEHKQAARMEKLFRGLIVPLVTNKKKGYAFLFGIIIVFFAFMLLFYPLKSVRVKMLPLDNKPEFNVVLNMPEGTALPVTANMLHSMAAKLKEIPEVTALQTYTGTASPFNFNGLVRHYYLRQEAWQADIQVQLTDKHDRKRTSHQIAVEARALLQPLLKNSGGKLQVVEMPPGPPVLQSVVAEIYGPDANTRRQVAADMTKFFAQAENLDDVDNLMEEDHEILRFIVDSDKAQRNGITAEDVNRTLEMAMGGYILGDIKKNALIDPTRIVMQVPLSARSQIYRLSQLPVTNHIGQFVPLHELGTFVFDKQDKPIYRKDLRAVEYVTAETVGRLAAPVYGQGQVEKLLADANDGKGYITPDGTRLLDEAYWLKSPQDVESKSAFEWGGEWTVTWETFRDMGIAFAAALVLIYMLIVAQFGNFTLPAIIMAPIPLTLIGIVPGHWLMDAEFTATSMIGFIALAGIIVRNSILLVDFAREAVVNGETVLEAVIRSCEARTRPIIITALALFGGSMVILSDPIFQGMAVSLIFGGAVATLLTLLIIPLGCISAGDSLGGSPGGNGGGAAGQGGHPSGTAGAAQSVNSGKGIGTVAKDAVVYTGLYFVSLLTSLVSGIIGMFAAGRKHLQKRKARGVEKQQAVRKQAKAQAAASVAKVVAEKKPATPAVEEVTEEIQQESLTPQDDMHPVSGEVQERKKPSGRRGIKLKTDI; this is encoded by the coding sequence ATGAATGACTCTCCGCACAACGCACCCAGCCCCCACCAGCATCATTTGGGCATGGCGGGTTCCATGGCCAAAGCCTTCATTACTTCCCCGCTGTCATTGCTGTTGCTGCTAGCGTTTTTTGCGGTCGGTATTTTGGGGATGTGGGTAACGCCTCGTCAGGAAGATCCGCAGATTTCCGTGCCGATGGTGGATATTTTTGTGCGTTACCCCGGTGCCTCCGCACAGGAGGTGGAAAACCTCATTTCCCGTCCGCTGGAAAGCATCATGTCGGAAATGACCGGGGTAGACCACGTTTACTCCTATTCCGCCCGCGAACAGTCGATGGTGACAGTACAGTTCATTGTTGGTCAGCAGTTGGAACAATCGCTGGTCAAGCTGTATGACAAGCTGGCTTCCAATAAAGACCGTATGCCTATCGGGGTGCAAGAGCCGCTGGTCAAGCCGAAAGGAGCGGATGACGTTCCCTTGGTGACCCTGACCCTGTGGTCAAATCAGGTCGATGATGCCAATTTGCGGCTGGTGGGGCTGGATGTCTTGCAGAGCCTGCGTGAAGTAAACAATACCAGCCAGAGTTTTATCGTCGACGGTCGTCATGACCAGTTGAAGGTGGAAATCCTGCCCGAACGTTTGGCGACGTTTGGCGTGTCGCTGGAGCAGGTGGCGAATGCCATCCGCATGGCCAATTCCGAGCGCAATACCGGGTCAGTGGAGCCTGATGCGCGGGTGTTCCGGGTCTACAGTGGTGCTTTCCTGAGTTCTGGTGAAGATGTCAAACGCTTGATGGTGGCGGTGATTGACGGGCGTCCGGTTTACGTGCGTGATGTGGCAACCGTGACGGAAGAGCCCAGTGATGCTGGGCGTTCAGTGGGTTATTACTCTGGGTCTGCGGGCACTGAAGGGGAAGAGAAAGCTGATAATGCCCCGGCTGTTACCTTAGCGATTGCCAAAAAACACGGCACGAATGGGGTGGATGTTGCCAGCGAAGTGCTGAGGAAACTGGATACCCTCAAAGGCCGGATTATTCCCGATAATGTCCACGTCGCGGTGACCCGTAACTACGGTGCAACAGCCAAAGCCAAAGTTGATGAGTTGATTTTCAAACTGTTCGTGGCAACCGGCATTGTGACGATACTGGTCTGGTTCTTCCTCGGCTTGCGTGCGGCAGGGGTGGTATTGATCGTTATTCCAGCGGTTATTACCACGACGGTGTTTTCGGCGTGGCTGATGGGGATGACGATTGACCGGGTGAGTTTGTTCGCCCTGATTTTCTCCATTGGTATTCTGGTGGATGATGCCATCGTGGTGGTGGAAAATATTTACCGACGCTGGTTGTTGACCGAAGACACCGACGTTGAAACGGCAGTGGATGCGGTACGTGAAGTGGGTAACCCGACCATTCTGGCAACGGGTACAGTTATTGCGGCCTTGTTGCCAATGGGTTTCGTCAGCGGCATGATGGGGCCGTATATGTTACCTATCCCGGTGTTGGGGTCGGTGGCAATGGTGATCTCCTTGTTTGCCGCGTTTGCGTTTACGCCGTGGTTGACCAACCGTTTCAAGCCTTCCCTGAAAAGCCTGCATGAGGCAGCAGAAAAGGAACACAAGCAAGCAGCGCGGATGGAAAAACTGTTCCGTGGCCTGATTGTGCCCTTGGTGACGAACAAGAAAAAAGGCTACGCCTTCCTGTTTGGGATCATTATCGTGTTCTTCGCTTTCATGCTGCTGTTCTATCCGCTCAAATCAGTGCGGGTAAAAATGCTGCCGCTGGATAACAAGCCGGAATTCAACGTGGTGTTGAATATGCCGGAAGGCACGGCACTGCCCGTGACGGCTAACATGCTGCATTCAATGGCAGCCAAGCTGAAAGAAATCCCGGAAGTGACTGCGTTGCAAACCTACACAGGGACTGCCTCGCCGTTTAACTTTAACGGTTTGGTGCGCCATTACTACTTGCGCCAAGAGGCATGGCAGGCCGATATTCAGGTGCAACTGACGGATAAGCATGACCGTAAGCGTACCAGTCACCAGATTGCGGTCGAGGCGCGTGCCTTATTGCAACCGTTGCTGAAAAATTCGGGCGGTAAGTTGCAAGTGGTGGAAATGCCACCAGGCCCGCCGGTATTGCAGTCCGTGGTGGCCGAAATCTATGGCCCTGATGCGAATACCCGCCGTCAGGTTGCTGCCGATATGACCAAATTCTTTGCGCAGGCTGAAAACCTCGATGATGTTGATAACTTGATGGAAGAGGATCATGAAATCCTGCGTTTCATCGTCGACTCTGATAAGGCGCAACGTAACGGCATCACGGCGGAAGATGTTAACCGCACGTTGGAAATGGCAATGGGTGGCTACATTCTGGGCGACATCAAGAAAAATGCCTTGATTGATCCAACCCGTATTGTGATGCAAGTACCGTTGAGTGCCCGTTCCCAGATTTACCGACTGTCACAATTGCCCGTGACCAATCACATAGGGCAGTTTGTGCCGCTGCATGAACTCGGCACGTTTGTGTTCGATAAGCAGGACAAGCCAATTTACCGCAAGGATCTGCGTGCAGTCGAATACGTCACTGCTGAAACGGTCGGGCGTTTGGCAGCACCGGTTTACGGTCAGGGGCAAGTGGAAAAACTGCTGGCAGATGCCAATGATGGCAAGGGTTACATAACACCTGATGGTACGCGCTTACTGGATGAAGCCTACTGGTTGAAGTCACCGCAAGATGTCGAGAGCAAGTCTGCCTTTGAATGGGGCGGTGAGTGGACAGTAACGTGGGAAACCTTCCGCGACATGGGGATTGCGTTCGCCGCTGCACTGGTATTGATTTACATGCTGATCGTGGCACAATTTGGAAACTTTACCTTGCCAGCGATTATTATGGCACCGATCCCACTGACCTTGATCGGGATTGTGCCGGGGCATTGGTTGATGGATGCCGAATTCACCGCCACGTCGATGATTGGTTTCATCGCGCTGGCGGGGATTATCGTGCGTAACTCCATCTTGTTGGTAGACTTCGCCCGTGAGGCGGTGGTCAATGGCGAAACGGTGCTGGAAGCAGTTATCCGCTCATGTGAGGCGCGTACCCGTCCAATCATCATTACTGCCCTCGCGCTGTTTGGTGGTTCGATGGTTATCCTGTCTGACCCCATTTTTCAGGGGATGGCGGTATCGCTGATCTTCGGTGGTGCGGTGGCAACCCTGCTTACCCTGCTGATTATTCCGTTGGGCTGTATCAGTGCGGGTGATTCACTGGGCGGTTCCCCCGGTGGAAATGGTGGCGGCGCAGCCGGGCAAGGTGGACATCCTTCCGGTACGGCGGGTGCTGCGCAGTCCGTGAATTCAGGTAAAGGTATTGGTACTGTTGCCAAGGATGCAGTAGTCTATACCGGACTTTATTTTGTATCCTTATTGACCAGCTTGGTCAGTGGGATAATCGGCATGTTTGCTGCTGGACGTAAGCACTTGCAAAAGCGCAAGGCACGTGGTGTCGAAAAGCAGCAAGCTGTACGTAAGCAAGCTAAGGCACAGGCTGCGGCTTCCGTTGCCAAGGTGGTGGCAGAAAAGAAACCTGCGACGCCTGCCGTGGAA